A window of Ranitomeya variabilis isolate aRanVar5 chromosome 2, aRanVar5.hap1, whole genome shotgun sequence contains these coding sequences:
- the LOC143804993 gene encoding uncharacterized protein LOC143804993 has protein sequence MSDRRHADQLITRRLWEEVCSAVMDNWEELDAGAQDLARNRIIVRWRSIRDRFKREFNKEMQAPSGSRGRRSRYKHARALSFLRSTLLSRSTFCSTREPASELQPSGAIPRESATGDHVDPSVSAPTLLFDPSASSTSAGAAGRTSSLEAAGDELEFPLPHPSATAATSRPTLWSGRQRQRGQERSYAPDFLHLNASFHSAIKLLSEQTSAGYNMLNKSILELSSRLDRMQSDANQSPRHCFFQAVLRHMENLTPDLQMHVMQGCHTALAQAISHAPPPTLHVSTPFPSQSTVYPPIRPPPVRPPPVHSTPSSFVPSPLSLSQFLTSPFHSSPLTSPLSIPATPSYLTHTTSAPQVSTQPHVFTTHSTSVPPRDVLSPTLDVVRPPVSPSATISTQNYENL, from the exons atgtcggaccgccgccatgctgaccagttaatcacccgacggctatgggaggaagtgtgcagtgctgttatggataactgggaggaactcgatgctggggcccaggatctagcgc gtaacaggattatcgtgcggtggcggtcaatcagggatcgcttcaagagggagtttaataaggagatgcaggccccgagtggatctagaggacgcaggagcagatacaaacatgccagagccctgtcgttcctacggtcgacgctgctgagcagaag cactttctgcagcactcgggagcctgcatcagagttgcagccctctggagcgatccctcgagagtccgccaccggggaccacgtcgacccctctgtttctgcacctacccttttgtttgatccctcagcctcatccaccagcgctggagcagcagggcggacttcgtcacttgaagctgcaggtgatgagttagagttccctttaccccacccctctgccactgccgcaacttctagaccaactttgtggtcaggacggcagcgccagagaggtcaggaaaggagctatgcgcctgactttttgcatctgaatgcatcctttcacagtgccatcaagcttttgagtgagcaaacgtctgctgggtacaatatgcttaacaaaagcatacttgaactcagcagtcgtcttgataggatgcaatcagatgcaaaccagtcaccaaggcactgtttttttcaggcggtcctcaggcacatggaaaatctaactcctgacctgcagatgcatgtgatgcaaggctgccacactgctctagcgcaggcgatatcccatgcccctccacctacccttcatgtgtcaacacctttcccctctcaatccaccgtctatcctcccatccgtcctcctcctgtacgtcctcctcccgtccattctactccttcgtcatttgttccttccccccttagtctttcccagtttttaacgtcccccttccattcttcccctttaacttctccgttatcaatcccagcaacaccttcatacctcacacacaccacatctgcacctcaagtctctacacaacctcatgttttcaccacccattccacttctgttcctccccgtgatgtcctgtcccccactctcgacgtggtccgcccgcctgtcagcccctccgctactatctccacccaaaactatgagaatctgtaa